From Brassica oleracea var. oleracea cultivar TO1000 chromosome C3, BOL, whole genome shotgun sequence, a single genomic window includes:
- the LOC106331703 gene encoding OTU domain-containing protein DDB_G0284757-like has translation MGEHNRNPFAIASASGNAGGGSTSASSDSSFSSSVADTDDDQTIARMLAEDESLRREQGKLGRRLSHLGSIPHTPRVNRQIPDVNDATLDHELLSGRLATYGLAELQMEGDGNCQFRALADQLFRNADYHKHVRKHVVKQLKRQRKLYEEYVPMKYRHYRRKMKKPGEWGDHVTLQAAADRFEAKICLVTSFREQSYIEILPHNKNPLRVAWLSYWSEVHYNSLYSVGDVPTRKPKKKHWLF, from the exons ATGGGTGAGCACAATAGGAATCCATTTGCGATTGCAAGTGCAAGTGGAAACGCAGGGGGAGGAAGTACAAGTGCGAGCTCAGACTCCAGTTTTAGTAGCAGTGTGGCGGATACAGATGATGACCAAACCATTGCACGTATGTTAGCTGAAGATGAGAGCTTAAGAAGAGAGCAGGGCAAGCTCGGGAGGAGGCTCTCTCATTTGGGTTCTATCCCT CACACTCCTCGGGTTAACAGGCAAATACCCGACGTAAATGATGCAACGTTAGACCATGAGCTGCTCTCTGGGAG GTTGGCCACATATGGGCTAGCTGAGTTACAAATGGAGGGGGATGGCAATTGCCAG TTCCGAGCTCTAGCGGACCAGCTTTTTCGGAATGCAGATTACCATAAACATGTAAGGAAGCATGTTGTAAAACAG TTGAAACGGCAACGCAAGTTATACGAAGAATATGTGCCTATGAAATACAGACACTACAGAAGAAAGATGAAAAA ACCGGGTGAATGGGGAGATCACGTTACTCTTCAAGCTGCTGCAGATCGT TTCGAAGCCAAGATCTGCTTAGTCACATCATTTCGGGAACAATCCTACATCGAGATTCTTCCCCATAACAAGAACCCTCTTAGAG TGGCTTGGCTTAGCTACTGGAGCGAAGTGCATTACAACTCGCTATACTCTGTTGGAG ATGTTCCCACAAGAAAACCCAAGAAGAAGCATTGGCTCTTCTAG